In Chitinophagaceae bacterium, the DNA window GCAATAGAAGAAACTGGTGGGTTGATTGTGCAGGTCAATAACAGCATGTGCGAACTTACCGGCTATACCAGAAAAGAATGGTTGCAACAAGAGGTAATGGGGAAGCTCGTGCCGGAAGCCTGGCAAATGGATTACCGTGCTTTCAAAGAATGTTGTGTGCCAGATAAAAAGGCATCGGCTGAATTGTTTCTTAAAAGGAAAGATGAAAGTGGTTTTTGGGCAGAAGTCCGTTCAATTCCCTTACAGTATGAGCACGGACTTCCATCAGGCAGATTGATTTCATTGAGGGATATAGCAGGCAGAAAACAGCAGTTGGAGGAATTGAAAAGAAGTGACGAACGGTTGAGTTTCTTACTCGAAGTTACTTCAGAGGGAATATTGATTCACGAGAAAGGAGTTATCACTGATGTTAATGATGCTGCGTTGAAAATGTTCGGCTATAGCCGTGAGCAGGTGATCGGGAAAACAGTGTTTGATTTTGCACCTCCCAAAGAACATCACAGAATCATTGATAACATTGAAAATAATCAGCTAGCTCCTATTGTACTTGAAGTCTATAATCTTAAGCGCCAGCTTCAGTTTATTGAGCTCCAGGGCAAAACAATCGAATATCTGGGAAAACGGATCCGCATCATCCTGTTAAAAGATATTTCCGAGATGCGGGAGAAGCGGATTGAAGAAGAGCGGTTGGTGTCGATTATTGAGGCCAGCCCGTTTATAGTTGCCATGATTGATCGGAAAGGTTTGCGTTACATGAACCGTGCAGGCCGTTATTTACTTGGTTATGGCGCTGACGAAGATCTTTCACGTTTGGGGTTGAAGAATCTGCTGACTAAATCAACGGAAGAATTAATATTTAAAAAGGGTCTGCCTGCCGCGGTAAAAGATGGTTCGTGGAAAGGACGAACAAAGTTTAAAACAAAGGATGGTCGTGAAATACCGGTGTCTCAGACGATTCTTGTACACGTTGATGAAAACAATGAGGTGGATTTTTATTCCACCATTGCAGAAGACAATGCGGAAAGAGAACACGCGGAAAAATCATTGCTGCTCAGCCGTGAGCGATTGCGGTATTTTATGGAAGAAAGCCGCGAAGCCATTATCATTCATGAAAATGGGAAGGTGATTGATTTTAACAATGCTGCACAACGGATGTTTGGCTTTGAAGGAGATGAACTCAAAGGAAAAGAAATGCTGAAGCTGTATGATATAGCTTTGAATAAAGACCTGAAACGCAAGGTCATGCTGCAGGAAAGTTTTCAGGAAGAATTAACAGGTGTAAGGAAAGACGGAAAAAAATTCGACATTGAAGTTTATTCCCGTTCGCATATTTATCAGGGTAAGAAGGTACGTGTAGTAGGCATCATGGATATTACGGCTAGAAAAGACGCTGAACGTGCGTTGCGCAGCAGTGAAGTAAGGCTGAAAGCTGCAATAGCGGGAACACAGGTAGGAATCTGGGACTGGAACCTGATCACCAACAAAGTCACTTATAATGAATCATGGAGAAAGCTGTTCGGGTACAGCACTGATAGCGCACCACAGTATTTTGATGAATGGCAGCAAACGGTACACCCTTCAGATCTTCAAGGGTTGCTCATCAAATTACGGCGTCATTTGTATGGCGAAACACCAATGTTTCAGGATGTTTACAGGGCGAAACATAATGATGAAAAATACATTGTGATTGAATCAAAAGGAAAGCTGGTGCGGGATGAATACAATATGCCGGTAAGTATTGTGGGCACTGCTGTTGACATTACAGAACGTCAGGCGATGGAAGATGCCGTAAGAAAAAGCCAGGCACAACTTATTGCGCTTATCGAAAACCGCGAAGAATCCATCTGGTCGGTTGATGAAAATAAAAAAATTCTCAACTTCAATAAGCCGATTGCATTTGCATTTAAGGAGTATTATGGTATCACGATGAAGCAAGGTATGTTGATCACGGATGGTTTTCCGGAACCTATCGCCTCCATGTGGCTTGCACGCTACGAACGCTCTCTGAAAGGAGAGTCCTTCAGTATAGTAGATCAATATGATATTCAGGATAAGATTTATTTCGTGGAATATTCACTGAATCCGATC includes these proteins:
- a CDS encoding PAS domain S-box protein, with the translated sequence MSSPPDLSNLLFTDINYFKIFECLEEALAIEETGGLIVQVNNSMCELTGYTRKEWLQQEVMGKLVPEAWQMDYRAFKECCVPDKKASAELFLKRKDESGFWAEVRSIPLQYEHGLPSGRLISLRDIAGRKQQLEELKRSDERLSFLLEVTSEGILIHEKGVITDVNDAALKMFGYSREQVIGKTVFDFAPPKEHHRIIDNIENNQLAPIVLEVYNLKRQLQFIELQGKTIEYLGKRIRIILLKDISEMREKRIEEERLVSIIEASPFIVAMIDRKGLRYMNRAGRYLLGYGADEDLSRLGLKNLLTKSTEELIFKKGLPAAVKDGSWKGRTKFKTKDGREIPVSQTILVHVDENNEVDFYSTIAEDNAEREHAEKSLLLSRERLRYFMEESREAIIIHENGKVIDFNNAAQRMFGFEGDELKGKEMLKLYDIALNKDLKRKVMLQESFQEELTGVRKDGKKFDIEVYSRSHIYQGKKVRVVGIMDITARKDAERALRSSEVRLKAAIAGTQVGIWDWNLITNKVTYNESWRKLFGYSTDSAPQYFDEWQQTVHPSDLQGLLIKLRRHLYGETPMFQDVYRAKHNDEKYIVIESKGKLVRDEYNMPVSIVGTAVDITERQAMEDAVRKSQAQLIALIENREESIWSVDENKKILNFNKPIAFAFKEYYGITMKQGMLITDGFPEPIASMWLARYERSLKGESFSIVDQYDIQDKIYFVEYSLNPIRVEDGNIIGVSVLGRNITQQKIFEKSLREAKEAAEAANQTKSQFLANMSHEIRTPMNGIMGFADLLLQSKLTSEQHEYLHIVRYSADSLLMLINDLLDISKIESGKLELVNAEFNFTGLMKDLVRSFKIKAKEQHLKIILKTDPLIPIVVIGDEMRFRQVMVNLISNAVKFSNDGIINIKSKVVKREEKKWVILTEVIDKGIGIKKEKQQMIFEPFNQIDSLHTRKYGGTGLGLSIARNLVNMMGGEIEVESEPGKGSRFYFTVDVFLPPAKL